The following coding sequences lie in one Thalassoglobus polymorphus genomic window:
- the rbfA gene encoding 30S ribosome-binding factor RbfA, translating to MKSRRTAKVAEAIRQVVSSAIVIELRDPRVKNVTVLHVEVPSDLRTAKIYISILGDEKAERLTLQGLNAARGWLQSKIADQLQLRLTPILSFVSDQGIKKSIEVSKKLREIYNEDLDPDGEALISEEDDEETSQDELEQESTD from the coding sequence ATGAAATCTCGTAGAACTGCAAAAGTTGCTGAGGCGATTCGACAGGTTGTCAGTTCTGCAATCGTGATTGAGCTGCGAGACCCTCGCGTCAAAAATGTGACCGTTCTACACGTTGAAGTCCCTTCAGATCTCCGAACTGCAAAAATTTACATCAGCATACTCGGTGATGAAAAAGCGGAACGACTTACGCTCCAAGGACTCAATGCTGCCCGTGGATGGCTGCAATCGAAAATTGCAGACCAGCTTCAATTACGACTGACTCCCATCCTGAGCTTTGTCTCCGATCAGGGAATCAAGAAGAGCATCGAAGTTTCAAAGAAGTTAAGAGAGATCTACAACGAAGATCTGGACCCCGACGGTGAAGCTCTCATTTCCGAGGAGGATGACGAAGAGACTTCCCAGGATGAGCTTGAACAAGAGTCAACTGACTGA
- the infB gene encoding translation initiation factor IF-2 yields the protein MKIRIFALAKELGLDSKELIQHCNDAGLSVKNSALASISPAERDLVLDHLKRLKSGTVAPTTEPEVDISAPVREDASGVTRQIRDLAGGGPLASKVEQRRAPRKEKAVEAKEEPLVAETQDATPLEESAPEEVVETSSEQQEESVETTPPEVEEVPSGMPQVVEAPSEIEVEPAIAEHVEPATPAEPPVASAEESDESESEPEPEPTEKQVDPGTPAMSRSDYIDPTGGSSTGSGMREMRPQGSMRHRQPRKDKKKGPALPALASTPNYKPPTPKKKEEGPVLKPDVALTGDVLKKNKLADILKKNRDDTRKKSEEESGDARRGKSGSRGLSLEEARKSRRSKRKRRGGDEDDHVIVKTNKRSRRNSPIERKTEAVVMSPMTVRSLSEAMGRPARDLITVMFKHGEMVTINDPLEDEMALEIAMELGVDLEIEHEADFEDTLMDRLDRRDEDFDVELVQRPPIITVLGHVDHGKTTLVDRIRTTNVVDSEAGGITQHIAAYQVAHNGSKLTFVDTPGHAAFGEMRARGANVTDMIVLVVAANDGVMPQTVECISHAKAAGVPIIVALNKCDLPDINEQKVLTDLSQHGILPSEWGGDVEVIRVSALTGTGVDDLLETLLLTAELQEYKTAEDIPAEGACLESFMDEGRGPIAWSIVRRGVLKIGDIVSCGQAYGRVRAMYDDKDQELTVAGPSTPVRIAGLSTVPNAGSRFFVMDDIDEAREIAETREDRGRAAVLATRGGPMSLETFFAHRDGSIQDLPLILKADTPGSIEAIRHELEKFEHDEVKLKILHEGVGGVNESDVYLAASSGAIIIAFHVIAEDRAEALASQEGVQIRRYKIIYNVTDDIRQAMEGMLKPERVEVQTGRALVLRTFSISRTGTVAGCRVLNGTIDRNNRVHVIRDQTILNNYGIASLKREKDDAKEVREGFECGIRLDGFNDVKEGDLLEAYRIEERKRSLDE from the coding sequence TTGAAGATCCGTATCTTCGCACTTGCGAAGGAGCTGGGGCTCGACAGCAAAGAACTGATTCAGCATTGCAATGACGCCGGTTTGTCGGTCAAGAATTCTGCATTGGCGAGTATTTCGCCTGCTGAACGCGATCTTGTATTGGACCATCTGAAAAGACTGAAGTCCGGGACGGTCGCTCCGACTACTGAACCGGAAGTTGATATCTCTGCACCTGTTCGTGAAGACGCTTCTGGCGTCACTCGTCAAATTCGAGATTTAGCGGGAGGCGGCCCTTTAGCTTCTAAAGTTGAACAGCGACGCGCACCACGCAAAGAAAAAGCCGTGGAGGCGAAAGAGGAACCTCTTGTCGCCGAAACCCAAGATGCAACTCCGCTCGAGGAATCCGCTCCAGAGGAAGTTGTAGAAACTTCGAGTGAGCAACAAGAAGAGAGCGTCGAGACCACACCACCAGAAGTTGAAGAGGTTCCATCCGGAATGCCCCAAGTTGTAGAGGCTCCTTCAGAAATTGAAGTTGAGCCAGCCATCGCTGAGCATGTCGAGCCGGCGACTCCCGCCGAGCCACCAGTTGCTTCAGCAGAAGAATCAGACGAGTCCGAATCTGAGCCTGAACCCGAACCGACTGAGAAACAGGTCGATCCTGGAACTCCGGCAATGAGCCGGTCTGACTACATCGATCCAACAGGCGGATCGTCAACCGGTTCCGGGATGCGCGAAATGCGTCCCCAAGGATCGATGCGACATCGTCAGCCGCGAAAAGACAAGAAGAAAGGTCCTGCTCTGCCAGCCCTTGCTTCCACTCCGAACTACAAGCCGCCAACTCCCAAGAAAAAAGAAGAAGGCCCTGTCTTAAAACCAGACGTGGCTCTGACTGGCGATGTTCTCAAAAAGAATAAGCTTGCGGATATTCTTAAAAAGAACCGTGACGATACGCGTAAAAAGTCTGAGGAAGAATCTGGTGATGCCCGACGCGGCAAATCTGGTTCGAGAGGTCTCAGCCTTGAAGAAGCTCGAAAAAGCCGTCGTTCGAAACGGAAACGGAGAGGCGGTGACGAAGATGATCACGTCATTGTCAAAACCAATAAGCGTAGTCGCCGAAACAGCCCCATTGAACGGAAGACCGAAGCGGTTGTCATGTCGCCAATGACGGTCCGGTCATTGTCAGAAGCGATGGGGCGGCCAGCTCGTGATTTAATCACCGTCATGTTCAAGCATGGCGAAATGGTGACAATCAATGATCCACTCGAAGATGAAATGGCTTTAGAGATTGCCATGGAACTCGGTGTCGATCTGGAAATTGAACACGAAGCAGATTTCGAAGATACGCTCATGGATCGACTCGACCGTCGGGATGAAGACTTCGACGTCGAATTGGTTCAACGTCCGCCGATTATCACTGTTCTGGGACACGTTGACCACGGAAAAACAACTCTCGTCGACCGAATTCGGACTACAAATGTTGTGGACTCCGAAGCAGGTGGAATTACTCAGCACATTGCGGCTTATCAAGTTGCCCATAATGGAAGCAAATTGACATTCGTTGATACTCCCGGTCACGCAGCTTTTGGTGAAATGCGTGCTCGTGGAGCAAACGTCACGGACATGATTGTCCTTGTCGTTGCAGCAAATGATGGTGTCATGCCACAAACCGTGGAATGTATCAGCCATGCCAAGGCAGCTGGTGTGCCGATCATTGTCGCACTCAACAAGTGTGACCTTCCGGACATCAACGAACAGAAAGTTCTCACAGATCTCTCCCAACACGGCATTCTCCCATCAGAATGGGGAGGCGATGTCGAAGTGATCCGCGTCTCCGCACTGACCGGAACCGGAGTGGACGATCTTCTTGAAACTCTCTTGCTGACAGCTGAGCTTCAGGAATACAAGACTGCTGAAGACATCCCCGCAGAGGGAGCTTGTCTCGAATCGTTTATGGACGAAGGACGAGGCCCAATTGCGTGGTCGATCGTTCGACGTGGAGTCCTCAAGATTGGCGACATTGTCAGTTGTGGACAAGCATATGGCCGTGTTCGTGCAATGTACGACGATAAAGACCAGGAACTCACAGTTGCCGGTCCGTCGACTCCTGTTCGAATCGCAGGTTTGAGCACAGTCCCAAATGCCGGTTCACGTTTTTTCGTCATGGACGATATCGATGAAGCCCGCGAAATTGCTGAAACACGCGAAGATCGAGGGCGAGCAGCCGTTTTGGCAACTCGTGGTGGACCAATGTCTCTGGAGACGTTCTTCGCTCATCGCGATGGATCGATTCAGGATCTCCCTCTCATTTTGAAGGCAGATACACCAGGTTCAATTGAAGCCATTCGCCATGAGTTGGAAAAATTCGAACACGATGAAGTCAAACTGAAGATCCTTCATGAAGGTGTCGGTGGCGTCAACGAAAGTGATGTCTACCTTGCAGCCTCATCAGGGGCGATCATCATCGCGTTTCATGTGATTGCGGAAGACCGTGCAGAAGCACTTGCTTCCCAAGAAGGCGTACAGATCCGTCGCTACAAGATCATCTACAATGTGACCGATGATATTCGACAGGCGATGGAAGGGATGCTCAAGCCAGAGCGGGTCGAAGTGCAAACCGGCCGTGCCCTGGTCCTGCGGACCTTCTCGATCAGCCGAACTGGTACAGTTGCCGGTTGCCGTGTCTTGAACGGAACGATCGACAGGAATAACCGTGTTCATGTCATTCGAGACCAGACAATCTTGAACAACTATGGAATTGCATCTCTGAAACGAGAAAAGGATGATGCCAAAGAGGTTCGAGAAGGCTTCGAGTGCGGTATTCGACTGGATGGTTTCAACGACGTCAAAGAAGGTGATTTGCTTGAGGCGTATCGTATTGAAGAGAGAAAACGAAGCTTGGATGAGTAA
- the nusA gene encoding transcription termination factor NusA produces the protein MNGTEVLRIVDAIHRDKSIEKEIVFTGIEAAILSAARKHYGEECEIAVHIDRKTGEVSAEIDQTPLDSDELGQLLGRIAAQTAKQVMIQKIREAERDSVYDEYLELRSHLVNGAVTRSDHGVTSVNLGKIEAILPKSEQIPGESHRVGDRVRAVVLDVRKAGSRVKVVMSRTHPDLVRRLFEVEIPEVSDRVIEVRSLAREAGYRSKVAVSCYDTNIDAVGACVGVRGSRIKTIVDELDGERIDIVRWNDSLQVLIPNAMQPAEVEDVILCPMLGRVIVLVRDDQLSLAIGKKGQNVRLASKLVGWDIEVMTQDELDEQLERSVAAFCQIQGITDDLAESLVSQGFFSFDDLSVIEPDHLQELSGYSAEECDRIVEQAEREAEREEHETERRKMLEREARRVEKEAAALDAMTGTSLPEDAAQKTPQAETESKPEEAKAEETQEAKPEDAEVAAEEVAASANSTEEKTEENADMQASADHVAVNSAAEGDAPKDDVVADSGAEDQQDKLQPESES, from the coding sequence ATGAATGGCACTGAGGTCCTACGTATAGTCGACGCCATCCATCGTGATAAGAGCATCGAGAAAGAAATTGTTTTTACCGGCATTGAGGCCGCGATCTTGTCGGCTGCGCGGAAGCACTACGGCGAAGAATGCGAAATCGCCGTCCATATCGACCGGAAGACTGGTGAAGTCTCCGCTGAGATAGACCAAACACCGCTCGACTCTGACGAGCTCGGCCAGCTTCTTGGGCGCATTGCAGCCCAAACAGCGAAGCAGGTGATGATCCAGAAGATACGCGAAGCGGAACGTGATTCCGTTTACGATGAATATCTGGAATTGCGATCTCACCTTGTCAATGGAGCTGTCACTCGAAGCGACCATGGTGTGACTTCCGTCAACCTTGGTAAGATTGAAGCTATTCTCCCCAAGAGTGAGCAGATTCCTGGTGAATCACACCGCGTAGGAGATCGGGTTCGAGCTGTCGTTCTCGATGTCCGTAAAGCCGGGAGTCGGGTAAAAGTCGTAATGTCCCGAACGCATCCAGATCTGGTCCGTCGACTCTTTGAGGTCGAAATCCCAGAGGTCTCCGATCGAGTGATTGAAGTTCGCTCGCTTGCACGAGAAGCTGGTTATCGTTCGAAAGTTGCAGTCTCCTGCTACGACACGAATATTGATGCCGTTGGGGCTTGCGTTGGAGTGCGTGGTTCGCGTATCAAAACGATCGTCGACGAACTCGATGGAGAGCGTATTGACATCGTTCGCTGGAACGACTCACTGCAGGTTCTCATACCGAATGCCATGCAACCGGCAGAGGTTGAGGACGTGATCTTGTGTCCAATGCTCGGCCGAGTGATTGTACTCGTCCGGGACGACCAGCTTTCACTGGCCATTGGTAAAAAAGGTCAGAATGTTCGACTCGCATCGAAACTGGTCGGCTGGGACATTGAAGTCATGACTCAAGACGAGTTGGACGAACAACTCGAACGGTCCGTTGCCGCTTTCTGCCAAATTCAAGGGATCACAGATGATCTCGCAGAGTCACTGGTCTCGCAAGGATTCTTCAGCTTTGATGATCTGTCCGTGATTGAACCTGACCACCTGCAAGAGCTGAGTGGTTACAGTGCGGAAGAGTGTGACAGAATCGTCGAGCAGGCCGAGCGAGAAGCCGAGAGAGAGGAACACGAAACAGAGCGGCGAAAGATGCTCGAACGCGAAGCTCGCCGTGTCGAAAAAGAGGCAGCCGCCCTGGACGCAATGACGGGAACGTCGCTTCCAGAGGATGCAGCCCAGAAAACGCCTCAGGCAGAAACCGAATCAAAACCTGAAGAAGCGAAAGCTGAAGAAACACAAGAGGCGAAGCCGGAAGACGCTGAAGTTGCAGCAGAAGAAGTTGCAGCCTCAGCCAATTCGACTGAAGAGAAGACTGAAGAAAACGCAGATATGCAGGCCTCTGCCGATCACGTCGCTGTCAACAGTGCAGCTGAAGGTGATGCACCTAAAGACGATGTCGTTGCAGACTCCGGGGCAGAAGACCAGCAAGACAAGTTACAGCCGGAGAGTGAGTCGTAA
- a CDS encoding YbaY family lipoprotein — MKRISFTAVVTSCLTLTLVTAANAVDKARTGTTPTPSTPFNQFDPANLPGQGGINTLGSQSDPFLPQDIYNPFGPAVVTPKVNGIAVPNPKPGVYQNETSNQSRVRIQTPGTNYVPPTQNPVENRWRLGVLSRDTDIGVQIHEVLANSAAARAGLEPNDIVVAVHGYQVGIVNGNLYEMSREFERHADSNGMVVMLVQDHRSHSLMNITVQLDSSFSKVEGSIALQSNQKFPQNGLVVVELQEIVRQGAAPLTIARKELNNYNANLRSIPFVLEYDPSQISHRGEYVLSAQVFDKGRSAFKTLQTYTVNNQGYGDGRPVAMRLETVRPEYDTPTQIDQDAQIATIVKWFNEYLGRPPSDRELTVWLDALQRGYTLKQVQLELLGHNQFFNRCGRDKVTYITQIHRYLVGRDPSPAEQDYWLGRYDAQGGIRRELAREFQDAVGIR; from the coding sequence ATGAAACGGATTTCATTCACGGCTGTCGTGACCAGTTGCCTAACGCTAACCTTGGTCACAGCAGCAAACGCGGTCGACAAAGCTCGAACGGGGACAACACCGACCCCATCAACGCCGTTTAATCAGTTTGACCCCGCGAACTTACCTGGGCAAGGTGGGATTAACACGTTGGGTTCCCAGAGCGATCCATTCCTGCCTCAGGATATCTATAACCCTTTTGGTCCAGCAGTTGTGACGCCCAAGGTGAACGGGATCGCCGTTCCGAACCCAAAACCTGGTGTCTACCAAAACGAGACCAGTAATCAGTCACGTGTGCGAATTCAGACACCGGGAACGAACTACGTCCCGCCGACTCAAAACCCAGTAGAAAATCGCTGGCGTTTAGGGGTTCTATCGCGAGATACTGATATTGGTGTTCAGATTCACGAAGTTCTGGCAAACTCAGCCGCAGCTCGCGCAGGGCTGGAACCCAATGATATCGTCGTTGCTGTCCATGGGTATCAGGTTGGGATTGTGAATGGCAATTTGTACGAGATGTCTCGTGAATTCGAGCGGCACGCCGATTCCAACGGCATGGTCGTGATGCTCGTTCAAGACCACCGCTCGCACTCATTGATGAATATTACTGTTCAGCTCGACTCGTCATTCTCAAAAGTCGAAGGGTCGATTGCTCTACAATCGAATCAGAAATTCCCACAGAACGGCTTGGTCGTTGTGGAACTTCAGGAAATTGTTCGTCAAGGAGCCGCTCCACTGACGATTGCTCGCAAAGAACTGAACAATTACAACGCGAACCTCCGCAGTATTCCTTTTGTGCTGGAGTATGACCCTTCTCAGATTTCCCATCGTGGGGAGTACGTGTTGTCTGCACAGGTCTTCGACAAAGGGCGGTCCGCTTTCAAAACTCTTCAAACCTACACTGTAAACAATCAAGGCTACGGAGATGGTCGCCCTGTCGCGATGAGACTCGAAACAGTCCGTCCTGAGTACGACACTCCGACGCAAATCGATCAGGACGCTCAAATTGCGACCATTGTTAAGTGGTTCAACGAGTACCTGGGACGACCGCCTTCAGATCGAGAGTTGACAGTCTGGTTGGATGCCTTGCAGCGGGGATACACCCTGAAACAGGTTCAACTGGAACTTTTGGGGCACAATCAGTTTTTCAACCGCTGCGGTCGTGACAAAGTGACTTACATCACTCAAATTCATCGATACCTCGTTGGTCGTGACCCTAGTCCTGCCGAACAGGATTACTGGCTCGGTCGATACGACGCTCAAGGTGGAATTCGACGTGAGCTGGCTCGCGAGTTTCAGGACGCAGTCGGAATTCGCTAA
- a CDS encoding PstS family phosphate ABC transporter substrate-binding protein, producing the protein MKLLTAKSLLCVAVLLSTVSNSMGEAPVAQSAVDPTLNSYGRVSGVKGKLTLIGSNSMSNVAAIWGESFRRMYPDVEIDIQVKSSENAVGSVIDGSANFGLLSRTIEEDEVKAFHAKFGYVPTILTPVLEPQGIFVHKDNPVKSLSLSQLDAIFSTSLKRGEAKTARTWGDVGVEGEWAKVAILPQGRSATTGSQVFFQSAILGGGDFRPDMTSNESNPQLIEAIAKDARSIGFAGSTFDNPDVKLVPISWRTGEAPVDVYNTAYPLVRRLQLVVNHNPKTPLNPLQMEFIKYVFSKSGQQDVVVSGFLPIPAGAANISLQAVGEKQLN; encoded by the coding sequence ATGAAGTTGCTTACAGCAAAGAGCTTGCTATGCGTGGCGGTTTTGCTATCGACCGTTTCGAACTCAATGGGGGAAGCCCCCGTCGCTCAAAGCGCGGTTGATCCGACTCTGAATTCTTATGGACGTGTTTCAGGCGTTAAGGGGAAGCTGACCCTGATTGGCTCAAACTCAATGTCGAACGTGGCTGCCATTTGGGGCGAGAGCTTTCGGCGGATGTACCCAGATGTCGAAATTGACATCCAGGTGAAGAGCTCGGAAAACGCAGTCGGTTCAGTCATCGACGGTTCAGCCAACTTCGGCCTGCTAAGTCGGACTATTGAAGAAGATGAAGTGAAAGCGTTTCACGCAAAGTTTGGTTACGTTCCCACAATCCTGACTCCGGTTCTTGAACCACAAGGAATTTTTGTCCACAAAGACAATCCCGTGAAAAGCCTGAGCCTTTCGCAGCTCGATGCGATTTTTTCGACATCCCTCAAACGGGGTGAAGCGAAAACTGCCCGGACTTGGGGCGATGTGGGTGTTGAAGGCGAATGGGCCAAAGTGGCGATCTTGCCTCAAGGCCGCTCAGCAACGACTGGTTCACAGGTCTTTTTCCAATCCGCGATTCTTGGCGGAGGAGATTTTCGACCTGACATGACTTCAAACGAATCGAATCCACAACTGATCGAAGCCATCGCTAAAGATGCGAGGAGCATCGGGTTTGCGGGCTCAACATTCGACAACCCAGATGTCAAACTTGTCCCGATCTCGTGGAGAACCGGCGAAGCACCAGTGGACGTCTACAACACTGCCTATCCGCTTGTTCGTCGCCTGCAGTTAGTTGTCAACCACAATCCTAAAACACCATTGAATCCATTGCAGATGGAGTTCATTAAGTACGTCTTCAGCAAAAGTGGTCAGCAAGACGTTGTCGTTTCAGGATTCCTACCGATCCCAGCTGGGGCTGCAAATATTTCATTGCAAGCCGTTGGCGAAAAACAACTCAACTAA
- a CDS encoding CBS domain-containing protein: MTHNSLTARDIMTRKVISLTPDQDLFEVMSLLVKNKISGAPVVDRNGRYLGVFSEKSSISLLMDAAERGTPTNRIEAFVDTDAETVSPGTGLLTIAQMFMSAQYRRLPVLEKGRVIGLISRRDVLKAAHRFMDPVEPSDSGILYLSSTRDRSQAPVA, encoded by the coding sequence ATGACTCACAACTCGCTTACCGCTCGTGATATCATGACACGAAAAGTCATCAGCCTGACTCCAGACCAAGACCTGTTTGAGGTGATGAGTCTGTTGGTGAAGAACAAAATTTCCGGGGCTCCTGTTGTTGATCGAAATGGCCGCTATCTTGGTGTCTTCTCAGAGAAAAGCTCTATCAGCTTACTCATGGACGCTGCGGAACGTGGAACTCCTACAAACCGGATCGAAGCATTTGTTGATACCGACGCAGAGACTGTCTCGCCAGGCACTGGCCTGTTGACGATTGCTCAAATGTTCATGTCGGCACAATATCGACGGCTTCCTGTTTTGGAAAAAGGTCGTGTAATTGGCCTGATCAGTCGTCGCGATGTCCTGAAAGCAGCTCATCGCTTTATGGACCCCGTGGAACCGAGCGACTCCGGAATTTTGTACCTGAGCTCTACTCGAGATCGCAGCCAAGCTCCGGTCGCTTGA
- the nadD gene encoding nicotinate-nucleotide adenylyltransferase: protein MKLGIYGGTFDPVHLGHLILAESVCEQLSLDEVWFVPAFQNPHKMGRATTPPKARMEMLRFAISGNPRFRLCDLEIKRKGHSYTFETLQAIQELHLDAEKYLLIGADSLTDFPNWREPETILSLAKLVAVNRGRSPAVIPEYLEPSQVCLLEMPAIDISATEIRNRCEAGQSIRYLTPRSVELYISANQLYKPSPEESETT, encoded by the coding sequence ATGAAGTTAGGCATTTACGGTGGGACATTTGACCCAGTACATCTGGGGCATTTGATTCTTGCAGAATCTGTTTGCGAACAACTTTCGCTCGACGAAGTCTGGTTCGTTCCGGCATTTCAAAATCCGCACAAGATGGGGAGAGCGACGACTCCTCCCAAAGCAAGAATGGAAATGCTGCGGTTCGCAATCTCAGGGAACCCACGATTCCGGCTCTGCGACCTGGAAATCAAGCGAAAAGGGCACAGCTACACATTTGAGACATTGCAGGCGATTCAGGAACTGCATCTCGATGCCGAAAAGTATCTGCTCATTGGAGCAGATTCGTTGACGGATTTTCCGAACTGGCGCGAGCCGGAAACGATTCTGAGTCTTGCGAAACTTGTTGCGGTGAACCGAGGCCGGTCGCCAGCGGTAATTCCGGAGTATCTTGAACCGAGCCAGGTTTGCCTTCTTGAGATGCCTGCCATTGATATCTCGGCAACAGAAATTCGCAATCGTTGTGAAGCAGGCCAAAGTATTCGCTACCTGACTCCACGATCTGTTGAACTCTACATCTCAGCGAACCAGCTTTATAAGCCATCGCCCGAGGAATCTGAAACGACATGA
- a CDS encoding GGDEF domain-containing protein: MSFLLIVGCLLILQWSNLGWSTGKLGPSILLIFSALAGWTFKQPGVTYTMGMTCMGMLILHAVQGELHQQAIVETARATFSVGAVAQLMTVVRSIIDDRESISGSDPLTNLLNLKRFKAYVDSRSASDHPDSSPFAIALLDCDQFKSYNDTHGHLSGDQYLIDMANRIDSSLVEGEFAARWGGDEFAILYLSTNEEFLVDRLRALQQSLASTSEQIENSMTWSVGIAIFSSPENFSADEMINRADQAMYAAKRTGRGQIHVVSDSSGDGL, translated from the coding sequence TTGAGTTTTCTGCTCATTGTCGGGTGCCTGTTGATTCTCCAGTGGAGCAATTTAGGGTGGTCGACCGGAAAGCTCGGCCCATCAATTTTGCTCATTTTTTCTGCACTCGCTGGCTGGACGTTCAAGCAGCCCGGCGTGACATACACGATGGGAATGACATGCATGGGGATGCTTATTCTTCATGCCGTTCAAGGGGAGTTACACCAGCAGGCAATTGTCGAAACGGCTCGAGCAACATTTTCTGTTGGAGCCGTGGCACAATTGATGACCGTCGTTCGCTCTATCATTGATGATCGCGAATCGATTTCGGGGTCTGACCCGCTCACCAATTTGCTGAACTTAAAGCGATTCAAAGCTTACGTTGATTCAAGGTCAGCTTCCGATCACCCCGACAGCTCTCCCTTCGCAATCGCATTGCTCGACTGCGACCAATTTAAATCGTACAACGACACTCATGGTCATTTGTCGGGTGATCAGTACCTGATTGATATGGCGAACCGTATCGATTCTTCGCTTGTTGAGGGGGAGTTCGCTGCCCGCTGGGGCGGCGATGAATTTGCAATCTTGTACTTATCCACAAACGAAGAGTTTCTCGTTGATCGACTTCGCGCGCTTCAGCAATCTTTGGCGTCAACAAGCGAGCAAATTGAGAATTCGATGACCTGGAGCGTGGGGATAGCGATTTTTTCATCACCTGAAAATTTCTCAGCAGACGAGATGATCAACCGGGCAGACCAGGCGATGTACGCTGCGAAACGAACTGGGCGAGGGCAGATTCATGTCGTTTCAGATTCCTCGGGCGATGGCTTATAA
- a CDS encoding 3-keto-disaccharide hydrolase, with protein sequence MSSLRLFFPIALITLLMSSCAKEQPTPENETSSKEASTATKQEVPPEQETKAAQKPAKKAQPKKTVETASVPYENPLTAEQKAAGWLSLFDGHSLFGWESTDDEINWSVKDGAIVADSGPVGSLMTTVPFTDYELVCEYRMKTGGNSGLFLRSQFPSGNIATECYEVNIADDHPDGYSTGSLVNRQKTETAVERKEGWNEFRVVVDGPKIEVQHNGQDVLNYTSDNNVAATGRVGLQKNSGQIEFRKILLKPLNLESLFNGKDLTGWREVPGSKSEFNVEDGEIHVKNGAGFIETEETYQNFIFQSEAISHAEELNSGFFFRAMAGTEENPSNGYEYQIHNGFEGDRSQPNNAGTGAIFRRVDARYVVAHDKEWFNATLIAFGPRISCWVDGYHVVDWVDDRKPDPNPRRGLRLEGGHISIQGHDPTTDLSFRNLKIAEYPKPSQGDE encoded by the coding sequence ATGAGTTCGCTTCGCCTTTTCTTCCCGATTGCGTTGATCACATTACTGATGAGTTCCTGCGCCAAGGAACAGCCAACGCCCGAAAATGAGACATCATCCAAAGAGGCTTCGACTGCGACAAAGCAGGAAGTGCCGCCTGAACAGGAGACAAAAGCGGCACAGAAACCTGCTAAGAAGGCTCAACCGAAGAAGACTGTCGAGACGGCATCGGTTCCTTACGAAAACCCTTTAACAGCAGAACAAAAAGCTGCGGGATGGCTCAGCCTGTTTGATGGACACTCCCTCTTTGGATGGGAATCGACAGACGACGAAATCAACTGGTCTGTCAAAGATGGTGCAATCGTCGCTGACTCAGGACCGGTCGGTTCTTTAATGACGACCGTCCCATTCACGGACTATGAACTCGTTTGTGAATACCGCATGAAAACCGGCGGGAACAGCGGTCTCTTTCTGCGTTCTCAGTTCCCATCAGGAAATATCGCGACAGAATGTTACGAGGTAAATATCGCTGACGATCATCCCGATGGATATTCGACAGGGTCCTTGGTGAATCGTCAAAAAACAGAGACTGCTGTCGAAAGAAAAGAAGGTTGGAATGAGTTCCGCGTCGTAGTCGATGGTCCGAAAATCGAAGTTCAGCACAATGGTCAAGATGTGCTGAATTACACCTCTGACAACAACGTCGCAGCGACCGGCCGCGTTGGATTGCAAAAGAATTCTGGGCAAATTGAGTTTCGAAAAATCTTGCTGAAGCCGTTGAATCTCGAGTCACTCTTCAACGGGAAGGACCTCACCGGTTGGCGTGAAGTTCCAGGTTCAAAGAGTGAATTCAATGTGGAGGACGGCGAAATTCATGTCAAGAACGGAGCCGGTTTTATTGAAACGGAAGAGACCTATCAAAACTTTATCTTCCAGTCCGAAGCGATCAGCCATGCAGAAGAACTCAACAGCGGATTCTTCTTTCGAGCGATGGCAGGGACGGAAGAGAATCCTTCTAACGGCTACGAATACCAGATCCACAATGGATTCGAAGGGGACCGCAGCCAACCCAATAACGCAGGCACCGGAGCTATCTTTCGTCGGGTCGATGCACGTTACGTTGTCGCCCATGACAAAGAATGGTTCAATGCAACGTTGATCGCTTTCGGGCCACGAATCTCCTGCTGGGTTGATGGGTACCATGTCGTTGACTGGGTTGATGATCGTAAGCCAGATCCGAATCCTCGACGCGGCTTACGATTGGAAGGTGGTCACATCAGTATTCAAGGTCACGATCCAACGACAGACTTGTCATTCCGGAATCTGAAAATCGCTGAATACCCGAAACCATCACAGGGTGATGAGTAA